The nucleotide sequence GGGCCGGGGGGACTCTCCAGGGGCACCCGCCGAGCCGGCCCCGATGGCCGAcatcccccagctctgggccAGGGGCGTGGGGAGCTTGTGGCTGGGGCGATCCCCACGGGGTGAGCTGCTGTGCCGGTGGGACGAGGTTGCAAATCGGGGAGGAGACGCGCATCTAGGAGGTGAAACGGGAGAGGTGGCCCCAAATATTTGGGGAATTCTCTGCAGATCGGCTTTACTGGGCACGCGCCGCCCGGGCGAGGGCAAGGATGCTCACCGGGGCTTGCTGAACCCCCACGCGAAAAGCGCCGGGGGGACGGGTGTGATGGGGATGGCGAAGGTGCCAGAGCAGACTGGGGTGCCGTACCTGGTGGTGGTGCCTGGGGGGCCTGGggtgcccaggctgcagggaagggctgctcccACGCGGGCAGGCGGCACAGGTTGGCTGAGCctaagagagagagacaggagcgATGGCCGGCGATCACCTCCGCTGTTGCCCCGCAGGagcgtccctgggctgcaggggttggGGTCGGTCCCTGCCTCGAGGGTAGAAGGTTTTGGGGAGCACGAATGGCTGAAAAAGCTGGGGCGCCGGGGGGCCCCAGGGcccaggcagtgggagctgcattGGTGGCCACGccatggtcccttctggctgttGGCTGCTAAGGACTCTTTGGCGTCTCCCCGGAAGGAATGCGGGGGCTCCCTGTGTTCCGCCCCACCCCCAagagcctccccagctcctcctggggagggaaagggttaaGGGAGGCTGGGGTGCCCCCGGGGCCTACAGGCGGCTCTCAGGGTCTGCGGGTGCAAATCCTCTTGGctttcaacagtatttttccggtgggggaagaagaacagGTTGATTCAGCCGAGCCAAGTGGGGACCaagctgcagccacagcctcctTGCGCCAGATGGCAAATGCATTTGCGACTATTGCCCGTGCTTCCGTTCGCTGCGTTGACCGGAGTGAcgcagaaataggaaaaaggacCTCGAGGGCGCGAAGGAAGGTCACGCGGTGTCGCTCGGCGGCACGCTTTCCCCCAGCCCTCGCTCCAGTAGTGCTGTCAGGTCTTTTAGTCTCctgatgggaaaagcagcagctctggatccCCCCCGGAGGGGGCGGCGCTTTCCCTGGGTGCGTGACGCCCAGGAGGAGACAGCAcccgccgccgcctgctcccagaaAAGGACTGGATTCTGCACAACATCCGATGATGAGATGCTGGGGCTGTTTGTGCTCTACGGGACCCCAGGGACCGGGTGAGTACATCCCCTCCTTGTACTTGGAGGATTTGGCACTAGCAAGGACACCCTGGTAGGAACACGGGCCTCTCGCTCCCGCTGTGTGAACAGTGTGTGGCCTGGGGGAGTCGGGACGACTGCCGTGAACCGGAGGCCAAAGATCTCTCCTGGCCTGTATCCTGTTAATTAAAGAGATTGCGCTCTGTTCGTGAGGCACCTCTGGCTGCAAGATTGTGCAAGGCCATCCGCTGCGTAACTTGTGGCAGGGACCGGTGCTGGGGGCGTGAAAGCAACCACGCTTCTAAAACCATAAAactccattttatttcagagcGCAGCTGAGCCAGCCCGCTCCTCAACACTCTGCCGTCTGCACCGCTGTGGCTGGGACCGGGCAGTGCTGCACATCCCAAAGGCCACCAAGTCACACCCGTGTCCCTGCTGCTTTGCCGGGAGCTTCTGCGATGCGAGCGATGTTTTGGGGGCTGATCTCTTGGACTGCAGCTACTCCATGCCTGACCGGCAGCTGGTCAGGAGGGTTGCGTCCCAGGTGGAATTCCACCTCTCTGACGAGAACCTGGCCAAGGAtgctttcctcctgaaacatGTCCAGAGGAACAAGGTGGGCTTTGTCAGCATCAAACTGCTGACGTCCTTGAAGAAGGTAGGCAGCCCGTTGCGTTGGCCAGCCGGGGTgggagtttcttcgaccggcttttcggtatcatggGTCCCCATCCCTGAGTCCCTGCTGAGCATCCACCCCAGCAaactgctgctggcctgggagctgctgctcctggagcaggacatgctgctgctgctccagaagaatTTCCTCAAGACCATCACGAGGATGTTCAGCCCCTTCGGCACCATCGCCTCCATCCGCATCCTGCGGCCAGGCCGCAAGCTGCCCTCAGGTGTGCGGAAATACACGTCAGACTTCCCCGAGCTGCTGAGCAAGCACTGCGCGCTGGTGGAGTACAAGAGCCTGGGGAGCGCTTCAGCCTTGAGGAGCCTTGAGGACCTCGGCCGCCAGAGCGGTCCGCGTGGCGAGAGCATCAGGGTGGTCCGGCTCTGCGGGAAGGGCTCCAAGAAGACACCCGGGGCCGAGAGGGAGGTGGCGGAGGAGCTGGTGGACCAGCCGGGTTGGAAAGCGCAGGCGGTGGCCGCGACCTTCCCCGACAGCCTCGGggactccctgctctgcagctccccggaGCTGAACGGTGCCCAGGCGTTGccacccctcctcctgcacaaGGACCCCTCGGCACCCTCCCGGCCCGGCAGCAACTTCAAGCCCAGCAATTTCGGCAACGGCTTCAATGGATTGCTCCTCGCCAGCAAAGTCTTCCCTCCACTGGGGACAGGCttgggcacaggcagctgctacggcctctgctccagcactgagaGCACCCGTGGCTGcggctgggggagtggggtgggtgcctgggcaccctggcccagcagcccctctccagaTGCCAAACCTCTTGCCGGCAATCCTCCGGCAGCGACGTGGGTGCCTGAGCCCCTCGGCCTGCGGGATGCGGTGCTTTGCCTGCCccactgttgtcccaaaagtggggtcgtttacccggtgtgcaaaatgccaatatagacacagagcagaggtattttattccaattcatgtttacgcaaagatgggggctaggtggtaatctgCAACGCTAGCACCCCTCctgcctaaacgggcaagcaatttgtACAGTTCAGTTAAACATAttcgatttccaaagttcttccccaaactattactgggagttgcttatctagcacagtttctattgggctaaagtttccctgcttggaattaaaggtacagtgttcttttcttctacagcgcatgctcaaggagagagTGGGGGGGAAGTCTTTTTGGTGTGGAATTGAgttggtggtcatgatctccccctgccacctttacttttcctccagttttcaaagatttttctgacttcatgcctattagcaattattcaacttttcggcgcctcctggggtaggatgttcccttcttatcagtcttttagttcttcttcaggggcacagttgttagcaaggcatgcattggttatacaaaggggatcttgtttcacaagacctttgtggcctttttcatgtggcttaagtacataatttcttaagtacatcatttcccccctttgagactATGAGATCTCTTCATATGAGTCTCATGAGTCTCACTACTTCATTTTATCGTTCTATATGCTCTAGCCGTGGCTTGTAAAACCAGTCTCTTGACAGAActtaaaacaacacaaagtaTGAGTGTAGTAACGACAACAGTGATCGAAGTTTAAATTAGGTTTGCCAGCCATCCAGTAAGGGAGGATCCTGttccatgtaatattttatttaaccaccCTATTTccattgttgttctttttctttcttagaaaaacttttttctaagtcCGAAGGTAATAGTCCCCAATTTAAAGGATTGTCTGCCAACTCAGATGGAGGGAGACAAGCGGTTACGCTAACATTCTGGATTTGCCCAAAGGACTGGATAAGctgtaaaaccaaattctcttgaCCTACTACTGCTAGTACCAAATGGGATATTATAATATTcaggttcttcattctctcaaagTTCAATGGTCTCAGATTAGCTGAAATTTGAGTTTCCCAGTCTGTGGCTGTCCGCTTTTCCTGATCTGGTTCTGGTGCTCTTTTCACTGGCGTGTAATGAATCCAGGAGTCCATTCCTTCTACTTTGGCTGCAGTATAGGTTTTCAGTAACATGGTGTAAGGTCCTTTCCGCCTTTATCCAACAGGAGAGAGACCTTCTGATTTAGATACCTGTGTAGTGAAGATAAAGCATGCGAAAGGGAAATCAAATACTCTTTAACATCAGCCTGCCCTTTTATATGCATTTGGTCTCCTGTGATGTTAGAAAGATTCATGGGATATGCTTTCCCATAAACAACCTTAAAAGGACTTACTTTCTCTTTGACCCTAGGAGTTACTCGAATTCGTAAAAGAGCTATAGGTAAAATTTCTACCCATTTAAGGTGTGTTTTCTTGACACAGTTTAGCAAGTTGCCTTTTAagagtttgattcattctttctagctTCCCACTTGATTGTGGCCTCCAAGGGGTGTGTAATTCCCActtaatctgtaaaaatttagaaAGCCCTTGCAtgacttctgcaataaaatgaggCCCATTATCAGAGGAGATTCCTTCTGGAATACCAAatcggggtattatttccttCAATAAGAGTCTAATTACCTCTCTAGCTCTTTGTTGGTACGGCAagggaaagcctctggccagccagaaaaggtatctaccaatatcaataaatatttgtattggtTATACCTAGGTAGCTCTGAAcaatctatttgccagtattccccaggagttattccttgtttcGCAATTCCTCCTATaacctttttcccaatttttggaTTATTAGCACAGCAGATGGTACACTTTTTTTACTACCATGTCTGCTACCCTTTGTATCTTTggtccaaaaatatttctttttgcagttattGTCAATGCGTCTTCTCCTGTATGCATCTCCTGATGTAATCTCTTGAGCAAAATTTCCATCATTCTTTCAGGAATCAATAATGGCGTTAGCGGTGTTATCCACCAACCTTGTCCATTTTTGGAGCAGTCTATCTGTTCTGCtaattaatcttccttctcagtATATTTTGGTGGTGGTAATTCTAAACGAGGCCCTGGAATTAAAGCCTCTTCAAATTTTGGCTCCTTTAGAGCTGCCTTCTTAGCAAGACAATCGGCcttccaatttccttttatagtttcactatttcctttttggtgggctttgcaatgcTTTATTGCTACCACCATCGGCTTTTGAATGCTCTGTAATAgttcttgtatttgtgcagcatgcttgatttcagttccttgtgttgatagtagtcctctctctttccagatggctccatgggcatgtacaactccaaaagcatacttagaatctgtccaaatattaACCTTTCTCCCTTCACTCAGTGCCAATGCTCAAGTTAAGGCTAGtagttctgccttttgggctgatgttttgggagataaggCTCGTGCCTCTACTATGCCATCTAAGGTCGTCACAGCGTATCCTGACAGTCTCTTCCCATCGCGAACAAAACTACTGCCGTCAGTATataactcccagtctggattttctaACAGAGCGTCTTTAAGATCCCGACGGCTAGCATATATTTCCTCTACAGTTTGTAAGCAATCGTGTTCTGGTGAACTCTCCGCTCAATCAGTGGAGAGCAACACTGCAGGATTTGTAACTGCAGTGGTCTTGAGATCGATGTCATCTTGTTCTAGTCgtaccacttggtatttcagcatacggctgagggacaaccaatgcccccctttttgttccaaaactgtgACTACCGTATGTGGTACATACACAGTAATTTCCCGAGATTCCGCtgcaattaagatgtcatctccatattgtaatacagttccctgtccattttcttttctccaaatctctaattcattcaccagctgatttccaaaaatagttgggctattcttgaagccttgtggtagaactgtccaagtatattgtgtctttcgccctgtttcaggattttcccactcaaaagcaaacagctttgTTCACTGGTGAGGGTAGTTAGTAACGTATACaggtttgcaactactggatgtgTATCTTGTACTCTCTGATTTATTGCTCTAAGATCCTGGACTAAATGGTAATCTTTTCCGttagctttctttactggtaagacaGGTGTATTATATTTTGACTCACATTCTGTTAGCAActtatattttaagaatttttgaactattgGTACCAAGCCAGTTCTcgcttctaattttaaagggtattgtttaattcttactggtgacgatcctggttttagatcaattcttactggttccgctctcttagaccttcttggaacttctcctgcccaaaTGATGGGGatcactgcatcttctgtttctcgaggtaccttgtcccttttgggatttgtatcctgtaacaacaagCCTACGGCTTCGACATATTTagattctgggattaaaattgcaacttccccatccttgaatctgatttcagct is from Harpia harpyja isolate bHarHar1 chromosome Z, bHarHar1 primary haplotype, whole genome shotgun sequence and encodes:
- the LOC128137675 gene encoding uncharacterized protein LOC128137675, translated to LFQSAAEPARSSTLCRLHRCGWDRAVLHIPKATKSHPCPCCFAGSFCDASDVLGADLLDCSYSMPDRQLVRRVASQVEFHLSDENLAKDAFLLKHVQRNKVGFVSIKLLTSLKKVGSPLRWPAGVGVSSTGFSVSWVPIPESLLSIHPSKLLLAWELLLLEQDMLLLLQKNFLKTITRMFSPFGTIASIRILRPGRKLPSGVRKYTSDFPELLSKHCALVEYKSLGSASALRSLEDLGRQSGPRGESIRVVRLCGKGSKKTPGAEREVAEELVDQPGWKAQAVAATFPDSLGDSLLCSSPELNGAQALPPLLLHKDPSAPSRPGSNFKPSNFGNGFNGLLLASKVFPPLGTGLGTGSCYGLCSSTESTRGCGWGSGVGAWAPWPSSPSPDAKPLAGNPPAATWVPEPLGLRDAVLCLPHCCPKSGVVYPVCKMPI